A single window of Microbacterium oryzae DNA harbors:
- a CDS encoding polyribonucleotide nucleotidyltransferase, translated as MEGPEITAAEAVLDNGRFGTRTIRFETGRLAQQAQGAVAAYLDEETMLLSATSASKNPREGFDFFPLTVDVEERSYAAGKIPGSFFRREGRPSTEAILVCRLIDRPLRPSFVDGLRNEIQIVVTVLSIAPGEFYDALAINAASASTQISGLPFSGPIAGVRLALIPGQAGNDDQWVAFPNAELLESAVFDLVVAGRVVQGADGSEDVAIMMVEAEATEASWNLIKAGATKPSEEIVAQGLEASKPFIKQLVAAQAEMAAKSSKAPLEFPVFPAYSQETYDFVAGEAYADLEKVYLIADKQERQSADDEVKARVKAALVEKVEAGELPAAAPLEFGAAYKSVTKKIVRGRILTEGVRMDGRGLADIRPLDAEVQVIPRVHGSAIFQRGETQIMGVTTLNMLKMEQQIDSLSPTTSKRYMHHYNFPPYSTGETGRVGSPKRREIGHGFLAERALAPVLPTREEFPYAIRQVSEALGSNGSTSMGSVCASTLSLLNAGVPLRAPVAGIAMGLVSDEVDGQTRYAALTDILGAEDALGDMDFKVAGTRDFVTAIQLDTKLDGIPSEVLAGALTQAKDARLRILEVLNAAIDTPDEMAPTAPRVISVQIPVDKIGELIGPKGKTINSIQDDTGAQISIEDDGTVYIGATDGPSAEAARAAVNAIANPTNPEIGDQFLGTAVNIAKFGVFVSLLPGKDGLLHVTELRKLNGGKRVENIEEVVSVGQKILVRISKIDDRGKLSLEIVDESAESAEAPAAEAPAEA; from the coding sequence TTGGAAGGTCCTGAAATCACCGCCGCCGAGGCCGTTCTCGACAACGGCCGCTTCGGCACCCGCACGATCCGCTTCGAGACCGGGCGCCTCGCGCAGCAGGCTCAGGGCGCGGTCGCCGCGTACCTCGACGAGGAGACGATGCTCCTCTCCGCGACGAGCGCGTCGAAGAACCCCCGCGAGGGCTTCGACTTCTTCCCGCTGACGGTCGACGTCGAGGAGCGCTCGTATGCCGCGGGCAAGATCCCCGGCTCGTTCTTCCGCCGCGAGGGACGCCCCTCCACCGAGGCCATCCTCGTGTGCCGCCTCATCGACCGTCCGCTGCGCCCGTCGTTCGTCGACGGCCTCCGCAACGAGATCCAGATCGTCGTGACGGTGCTCTCCATCGCTCCCGGTGAGTTCTACGACGCTCTCGCGATCAACGCCGCCTCGGCGTCGACGCAGATCTCGGGTCTGCCGTTCTCCGGCCCGATCGCCGGCGTGCGCCTCGCGCTCATCCCCGGCCAGGCCGGCAACGACGACCAGTGGGTCGCGTTCCCCAACGCCGAGCTGCTCGAGTCGGCCGTGTTCGACCTCGTTGTCGCCGGTCGCGTGGTCCAGGGAGCCGACGGCTCCGAGGACGTCGCGATCATGATGGTCGAGGCCGAGGCCACCGAGGCCAGCTGGAACCTCATCAAGGCCGGCGCCACCAAGCCCAGCGAGGAGATCGTCGCGCAGGGTCTGGAGGCCTCGAAGCCCTTCATCAAGCAGCTCGTCGCGGCGCAGGCCGAGATGGCCGCCAAGTCGTCGAAGGCTCCGCTGGAGTTCCCCGTCTTCCCGGCCTACAGCCAGGAGACCTACGACTTCGTCGCGGGTGAGGCGTACGCCGACCTCGAGAAGGTCTACCTCATCGCCGACAAGCAGGAGCGTCAGAGCGCCGACGACGAGGTCAAGGCCCGCGTCAAGGCCGCCCTGGTCGAGAAGGTGGAGGCGGGCGAGCTCCCCGCCGCCGCTCCGCTCGAGTTCGGCGCCGCCTACAAGTCGGTCACGAAGAAGATCGTGCGCGGCCGCATCCTCACCGAGGGCGTGCGCATGGACGGCCGCGGTCTCGCGGACATCCGCCCGCTCGACGCCGAGGTGCAGGTCATCCCGCGCGTGCACGGCTCCGCGATCTTCCAGCGCGGCGAGACCCAGATCATGGGCGTCACCACGCTGAACATGCTCAAGATGGAGCAGCAGATCGACTCGCTGTCGCCCACGACGAGCAAGCGCTACATGCACCACTACAACTTCCCGCCCTACTCGACCGGTGAGACCGGCCGGGTCGGCAGCCCGAAGCGTCGCGAGATCGGCCACGGCTTCCTGGCCGAGCGCGCGCTCGCTCCCGTGCTGCCCACGCGCGAGGAGTTCCCCTACGCCATCCGCCAGGTGTCGGAGGCCCTCGGGTCCAACGGCTCCACGTCGATGGGCTCCGTCTGCGCCTCGACCCTGTCGCTGCTGAACGCGGGTGTGCCGCTGCGCGCACCCGTCGCCGGCATCGCGATGGGCCTCGTGTCCGACGAGGTCGACGGCCAGACGCGCTACGCCGCGCTGACCGACATCCTCGGCGCCGAGGACGCTCTCGGCGACATGGACTTCAAGGTGGCCGGCACGCGCGACTTCGTCACGGCCATCCAGCTGGACACGAAGCTCGACGGCATCCCCTCCGAGGTGCTCGCCGGCGCGCTCACGCAGGCGAAGGACGCGCGCCTGCGCATCCTCGAGGTGCTGAACGCCGCGATCGACACGCCGGACGAGATGGCGCCCACCGCGCCCCGCGTCATCAGCGTGCAGATCCCGGTCGACAAGATCGGCGAGCTGATCGGCCCCAAGGGCAAGACGATCAACTCGATCCAGGACGACACCGGCGCGCAGATCTCGATCGAGGACGACGGCACCGTCTACATCGGCGCGACCGACGGCCCCTCCGCCGAGGCTGCCCGCGCGGCCGTCAACGCGATCGCGAACCCGACCAACCCGGAGATCGGCGACCAGTTCCTCGGCACCGCCGTGAACATCGCCAAGTTCGGCGTGTTCGTCTCGCTGCTCCCGGGCAAGGACGGCCTGCTGCACGTCACCGAGCTGCGCAAGCTCAACGGCGGCAAGCGCGTGGAGAACATCGAGGAGGTCGTGAGCGTGGGTCAGAAGATCCTCGTCCGCATCTCCAAGATCGACGACCGCGGCAAGCTCTCGCTGGAGATCGTCGACGAGTCGGCGGAGTCCGCCGAGGCGCCGGCAGCCGAGGCTCCCGCCGAGGCCTGA
- a CDS encoding glycosyltransferase family 4 protein yields MRVALFAESFLPHVNGVTNSVLQVVRHLEEQGHETLVVAPRGGGRREAPRLRTELVASLPLPAYPDVRVALAPVRRMRAVLQRFRPDVVHLASPFVLGWQALLAAESLGIPVVAVYQTDVIAYAERYGVPSAAAVAAAHVGRLHRRATLTLAPSSAAHAQLTTLGVVGLRRWGRGVDAERFSPGRRSEAWRARVAPGERIVGYVGRLAAEKQVEDLRALCDLPRTRVVVVGDGPERARLEARLPGAVFTGFLGGDDLADALASFDVFVHPGESETFCQTVQEALASGVPVVATGRGGPLDLVRSSVDGWLYRPGDLRDLRDRVVDLLGDDAKRRAFGEAARESVRTRTWAALTEQLVGRYSESLDLAPSRLSKEPPAPR; encoded by the coding sequence GTGCGAGTCGCCCTCTTCGCGGAGTCCTTCCTCCCCCACGTCAACGGGGTGACCAACTCCGTGCTGCAGGTCGTGCGCCATCTCGAGGAGCAGGGCCACGAGACGCTCGTCGTCGCCCCACGCGGCGGCGGCCGACGCGAGGCGCCTCGGCTGCGCACCGAGCTCGTCGCGTCGCTCCCCCTCCCCGCCTACCCGGATGTGCGGGTCGCGCTCGCACCGGTGCGCCGGATGCGGGCGGTGCTCCAGCGCTTCCGGCCCGACGTCGTCCACCTCGCCTCGCCGTTCGTCCTCGGATGGCAGGCCCTCCTGGCCGCGGAGTCCCTCGGCATCCCCGTGGTGGCGGTGTACCAGACCGACGTCATCGCGTACGCCGAGCGCTACGGCGTCCCGAGCGCGGCGGCCGTGGCCGCCGCGCACGTCGGGCGCCTCCACCGCCGCGCGACGCTCACCCTCGCGCCGTCGTCGGCCGCGCACGCGCAGCTGACGACGCTGGGCGTCGTCGGGCTCCGACGCTGGGGGCGCGGGGTGGACGCCGAGCGCTTCTCCCCCGGGCGGCGATCGGAGGCGTGGCGAGCGCGGGTCGCACCCGGTGAGCGGATCGTGGGGTACGTCGGGCGCCTCGCGGCGGAGAAGCAGGTGGAGGATCTGCGCGCGCTCTGCGACCTGCCGCGCACCCGTGTCGTCGTGGTGGGCGACGGCCCCGAGCGCGCGCGCCTCGAGGCCCGACTCCCCGGCGCGGTCTTCACGGGATTCCTCGGCGGAGACGACCTCGCCGATGCGCTGGCGAGCTTCGACGTCTTCGTGCATCCCGGCGAGAGCGAGACGTTCTGCCAGACCGTGCAGGAGGCGCTCGCGAGCGGGGTCCCGGTCGTGGCGACGGGCAGGGGCGGCCCGCTCGACCTCGTGCGCAGCAGCGTCGACGGATGGCTGTATCGCCCCGGAGACCTGCGCGACCTCCGCGACCGGGTGGTGGACCTCCTCGGCGACGACGCCAAGCGGCGGGCGTTCGGCGAGGCCGCCCGGGAGAGCGTCCGCACGCGCACGTGGGCCGCCCTCACCGAGCAGCTCGTGGGCCGCTACAGCGAGTCGCTCGACCTCGCGCCCAGCAGGCTCTCGAAGGAGCCGCCGGCGCCGAGGTAG
- a CDS encoding FMN reductase, whose protein sequence is MDTVRIAVLSAGLSEPSSTRLLADRLTKAVLDLLDARGIRAEVSVIELRDHAHDVMNAMLTGFPAQALAGAMKQIADADALIAVTPIFSTSYSGLFKSFIDVLDREAIEGTPVLLGATAGTPRHSLAIDYAIRPLFTYLHAEPVPTGVFAAADDWGQGADRVAPLQKRVDRAARELVDVVAGRGRTEKVDPFSPESYLGAGGSFESLLGARSSDSL, encoded by the coding sequence ATGGACACCGTGCGCATCGCCGTCCTCTCCGCGGGGCTGTCCGAGCCCTCGTCCACGCGGCTGCTCGCCGATCGCCTGACGAAGGCGGTCCTCGACCTGCTCGACGCGCGCGGCATACGAGCGGAGGTGTCCGTGATCGAGCTGCGCGATCACGCCCACGACGTGATGAACGCCATGCTGACGGGCTTCCCCGCCCAGGCGCTCGCGGGCGCGATGAAGCAGATCGCCGACGCGGACGCGCTCATAGCCGTCACGCCGATCTTCTCCACGTCGTACTCCGGCCTGTTTAAGTCGTTCATCGACGTGCTCGACCGCGAGGCGATCGAGGGCACGCCCGTGCTGCTGGGTGCGACGGCAGGCACGCCCCGCCACTCGCTCGCGATCGACTACGCCATCCGGCCGCTGTTCACGTACCTGCACGCCGAGCCGGTGCCGACGGGGGTCTTCGCGGCCGCGGACGACTGGGGGCAGGGCGCCGACCGCGTGGCTCCGCTGCAGAAGCGCGTCGACCGCGCCGCGCGGGAGCTCGTCGACGTCGTGGCGGGGCGCGGGCGGACCGAGAAGGTCGATCCGTTCTCGCCGGAGAGCTACCTCGGCGCCGGCGGCTCCTTCGAGAGCCTGCTGGGCGCGAGGTCGAGCGACTCGCTGTAG
- a CDS encoding LLM class flavin-dependent oxidoreductase has translation MQFGLMSVSDITRDPTTGYTPSEAERIRDVVTIARHAEDAGLDVFAIGEHHNPPFFSSSPTTTLAYIAAQTERLVVSTSTTLITTNDPVRIAEDYAMLQHLSGGRMDLMMGRGNTGPVYPWFGKDIRQGLQLAIENYNLLHRLWTEDVVDWEGSFRTPLQGFTSTPRPLDDVKPFVWHGSIRTPEIAEQAAYYGDGFFANNIFWPKEHYQRLIALYRQRYAHYGHGTPEQAIVGLGGQAFIAKNSQDAVRQFRPYFDSAPVYGNGPTMEDFTEMTPLTVGSPQQVIDRYAAMRDTFGDYQRQLFLTDHAGLPLKTVLEQIDFLGADVVPVLRRELAQNRPAGVPDAPTHAARVKAKYGDAEPRQPRPNANRGDNVTGGSPYQDTPRGAAFGLAGKGA, from the coding sequence ATGCAGTTCGGCCTGATGTCCGTCAGCGACATCACGCGCGACCCCACGACCGGATACACGCCCAGCGAGGCCGAGCGCATCCGCGACGTCGTGACCATCGCCCGTCACGCCGAAGATGCGGGCCTCGACGTCTTCGCGATCGGCGAGCACCACAACCCGCCGTTCTTCTCGTCGTCGCCGACGACCACGCTCGCGTACATCGCCGCGCAGACCGAGCGGCTCGTCGTCTCGACGTCGACGACGCTCATCACGACCAACGACCCGGTGCGCATCGCTGAGGACTACGCGATGCTGCAGCATCTGTCCGGCGGTCGGATGGACCTCATGATGGGTCGAGGCAACACCGGCCCCGTCTACCCCTGGTTCGGCAAGGACATCCGCCAGGGCCTGCAGCTCGCCATCGAGAACTACAACCTGCTCCACCGCCTCTGGACCGAGGACGTCGTGGACTGGGAGGGCTCCTTCCGCACTCCGCTGCAGGGCTTCACCTCCACCCCGCGCCCGCTCGACGACGTCAAGCCCTTCGTCTGGCACGGCTCCATCCGCACCCCCGAGATCGCGGAGCAGGCCGCGTACTACGGCGACGGCTTCTTCGCCAACAACATCTTCTGGCCGAAGGAGCACTACCAGCGCCTCATCGCGCTCTACCGTCAGCGCTACGCGCACTACGGCCACGGCACCCCGGAGCAGGCGATCGTCGGCCTCGGCGGTCAGGCCTTCATCGCGAAGAACTCGCAGGACGCCGTGCGGCAGTTCCGCCCCTACTTCGACTCGGCTCCCGTGTACGGCAACGGGCCGACGATGGAGGACTTCACCGAGATGACGCCGCTCACGGTGGGCTCGCCCCAGCAGGTGATCGACCGCTACGCCGCCATGCGCGACACCTTCGGCGACTACCAGCGTCAGCTCTTCCTCACCGATCACGCCGGCCTCCCGCTGAAGACCGTCCTCGAGCAGATCGACTTCCTCGGCGCGGACGTCGTGCCCGTGCTGCGGCGCGAGCTCGCACAGAACCGCCCGGCCGGGGTTCCCGACGCCCCCACGCACGCCGCCCGCGTGAAGGCCAAGTACGGCGACGCGGAGCCCCGCCAGCCGCGCCCGAACGCCAACCGCGGCGACAACGTCACGGGCGGCTCGCCGTACCAGGACACCCCGCGCGGCGCGGCCTTCGGGCTCGCCGGGAAGGGCGCGTGA